One part of the Bdellovibrio bacteriovorus genome encodes these proteins:
- the glnA gene encoding type I glutamate--ammonia ligase, whose product MTGKDVLKFANEKGAKMVDLKFCDMLGTWQHLTVPLHQLTAEAFEEGYGFDGSSIRGWKGIEESDMIIMPDPSTAMMDPFMQVPTLSLICDVCLPETLQAYNRDPRQVVKKAIAYMQSTGIADTAYFGPEAEFFIFDDIRYEQTNNSAFYMIDSDEAVWNTGRDEGGKNLGYKVRPKEGYFPALPTDSQQDLRTEICLELERCGMQVERHHHEVASSQGEINFRFDTALNMGDKMMWFKYIVKNVAKRYGKTVTFMPKPIFGDNGSGMHIHMSLWKDGKNLFAGNKYAGLSEMALHYIGGVLKHAPALCGIINPTTNSYKRLVPGFEAPTKLAYSFKNRSAAMRIPNSGPNPKAKRIEFRTPDPSANIYLAEAAILMAGLDGIINKINPGDPLDKDIYGLPPQEAAAIPSVPGTLEESLNHLMKNCSFLKKGDVFTDDLIETWVQYKIDKEVRPVQQRPVPYEFHLYYDC is encoded by the coding sequence ATGACCGGTAAAGATGTATTGAAGTTCGCCAATGAAAAAGGCGCGAAAATGGTGGATCTGAAGTTCTGCGATATGCTTGGAACTTGGCAGCACCTGACTGTGCCTTTGCACCAACTGACTGCTGAGGCTTTTGAAGAAGGCTACGGCTTTGACGGAAGCTCCATCCGCGGATGGAAAGGGATCGAGGAATCAGACATGATCATCATGCCGGATCCTTCCACAGCGATGATGGACCCCTTCATGCAGGTTCCAACATTGTCTTTGATCTGCGATGTCTGCCTTCCTGAAACACTTCAAGCTTACAATCGTGACCCCCGCCAAGTGGTGAAAAAAGCCATCGCTTACATGCAGTCCACCGGGATTGCTGACACAGCTTACTTCGGTCCGGAAGCGGAATTCTTCATCTTTGATGACATCCGTTACGAACAAACCAACAACTCTGCCTTCTATATGATCGACAGTGACGAAGCTGTCTGGAACACCGGCCGCGACGAAGGTGGCAAAAATCTGGGTTACAAAGTCCGTCCTAAAGAGGGTTACTTCCCGGCCCTGCCAACAGACTCCCAGCAGGATCTAAGAACCGAAATCTGCCTTGAACTTGAAAGATGCGGCATGCAAGTGGAACGTCATCACCACGAAGTTGCCTCCAGCCAGGGTGAGATCAACTTCCGCTTCGACACCGCCCTGAACATGGGCGACAAAATGATGTGGTTCAAATACATCGTGAAGAACGTGGCAAAACGCTACGGTAAAACCGTGACCTTCATGCCAAAACCGATCTTCGGCGACAACGGTTCAGGCATGCACATCCATATGTCCCTGTGGAAAGATGGAAAAAACCTGTTCGCGGGCAACAAATACGCCGGCCTTTCTGAAATGGCTTTGCATTACATCGGCGGTGTTTTGAAACACGCTCCGGCTCTTTGCGGTATCATCAACCCGACAACCAACTCTTACAAGCGTCTGGTTCCGGGCTTTGAAGCTCCGACAAAACTGGCTTACAGCTTCAAAAACCGTTCTGCGGCAATGCGCATCCCGAACTCGGGTCCAAATCCGAAGGCAAAACGTATTGAGTTCCGCACTCCAGATCCATCTGCCAACATTTATCTGGCGGAAGCAGCCATCCTGATGGCGGGTCTTGACGGCATTATCAATAAAATCAATCCGGGTGATCCACTGGACAAAGACATCTACGGTTTGCCGCCTCAAGAGGCAGCCGCGATCCCTTCTGTTCCGGGCACTTTGGAAGAAAGCTTGAATCATCTTATGAAAAACTGCAGCTTCCTGAAAAAAGGCGATGTTTTCACTGATGACTTGATCGAAACCTGGGTTCAGTACAAAATCGACAAAGAAGTGCGTCCGGTTCAACAAAGACCGGTTCCCTACGAGTTCCACCTGTACTACGATTGCTAA
- a CDS encoding glycine cleavage system protein H translates to MASDDVRNFMGYLWIRKEDGLITIGINEDGLEDFESISSVDLPAENEQVEEDVVIGTLETDDGPLDIYTPVAGTVVEVNSQVIDDPSLIMEDPYEEGWLIRIEADEEADEDDEDEDDDDDDDEDEDDDYDDEDED, encoded by the coding sequence ATGGCATCTGACGACGTAAGAAATTTTATGGGCTATCTGTGGATCCGAAAGGAAGATGGACTCATCACTATCGGTATCAACGAAGACGGTCTTGAAGACTTCGAATCCATTTCTTCTGTGGACCTTCCTGCAGAAAATGAACAGGTCGAAGAAGATGTCGTGATCGGAACTCTTGAAACTGATGACGGTCCGCTGGACATCTACACTCCGGTTGCCGGAACTGTGGTGGAAGTAAATTCCCAGGTTATCGACGATCCATCTTTGATCATGGAAGACCCATATGAAGAGGGTTGGTTGATCCGCATCGAGGCTGATGAAGAAGCCGATGAGGACGATGAAGACGAAGATGATGATGACGACGACGATGAGGATGAAGACGACGATTATGACGACGAGGACGAAGACTAG
- a CDS encoding DUF4383 domain-containing protein, producing the protein MEPQRPNFERTPKEIPKQEKVSKPVQRPEEKPVVLAENETSPAQWVCMVVGVAFVLVGMAGFVLPNLFGMHLGWTHNLVHIFSGIAALWFGVNNSLISAERFSYIFGAIYGMLGLAGFLFGSNTTMIPPTMDYDSFWWRLIPGYLELGTADHIVHILIGSAFVIGAWLTARKLDRMAPKGTTWH; encoded by the coding sequence ATGGAACCGCAAAGACCGAACTTTGAAAGAACACCCAAAGAAATTCCTAAACAAGAGAAAGTCTCGAAACCTGTTCAGCGTCCCGAAGAAAAACCCGTCGTGCTGGCTGAAAACGAAACCTCGCCGGCTCAATGGGTGTGTATGGTTGTCGGCGTTGCCTTTGTGCTGGTGGGAATGGCTGGATTTGTTTTGCCGAACCTGTTTGGAATGCATCTGGGCTGGACCCACAATCTGGTGCACATATTTTCGGGCATTGCGGCCTTGTGGTTTGGGGTGAATAATTCTCTGATTTCTGCTGAGCGCTTTAGTTATATCTTTGGTGCGATCTATGGAATGCTGGGTCTTGCGGGATTCCTTTTCGGATCCAACACCACGATGATTCCTCCAACGATGGACTATGATTCATTCTGGTGGCGTTTGATTCCAGGATACCTCGAGCTGGGAACCGCCGATCACATTGTGCACATTTTGATCGGATCTGCTTTTGTGATTGGGGCCTGGCTGACCGCCAGAAAACTGGATCGCATGGCGCCGAAGGGAACCACCTGGCACTGA
- a CDS encoding DMT family transporter has protein sequence MSARFENLILYAICTLIWGSTWLVITFQIDAASPVTSVFWRFLLSTALLLLFCFWKKQNLKYSRHDHLLFAGQGVLMFSINYMLTYVAETMISSGMVALSFTLLVYYNMFGMRLFFKKPITANVIWGSLLGGVGIVFIFLNEILNFDPSSKTIWGLLVGFLATLSASLGNMVAQKSYQKRIPVVVTNTWGMLYGSMFTLIVALVLQHDLSIPLNARFLGALFYLALFGSVIAFGAYLSLAGRIGAEKAAYTSVLSPVIALTLSSFFENFHWTPYIVIGVVLCLLGNVLTLTKRAG, from the coding sequence ATGTCTGCAAGGTTTGAGAATCTGATTTTATATGCCATCTGCACTCTGATCTGGGGCTCCACCTGGCTTGTGATCACCTTTCAGATTGATGCCGCTTCTCCGGTGACCTCGGTTTTCTGGCGTTTTCTGCTGTCAACAGCTCTGCTGCTGCTGTTCTGTTTCTGGAAAAAACAAAATCTAAAATATTCCCGTCACGACCATCTGCTGTTTGCGGGTCAGGGTGTATTGATGTTTTCCATCAACTACATGCTGACCTATGTGGCGGAAACGATGATCAGCTCTGGCATGGTCGCACTAAGTTTCACTTTGCTGGTTTACTACAATATGTTCGGCATGCGCCTGTTCTTTAAAAAGCCGATCACCGCAAACGTCATCTGGGGATCATTGCTGGGTGGCGTGGGGATTGTTTTCATTTTTCTGAATGAGATTCTGAATTTCGATCCCAGCTCTAAAACCATCTGGGGTCTGCTGGTGGGATTCCTGGCGACGCTATCCGCTTCCCTCGGAAATATGGTCGCGCAAAAGAGCTATCAAAAACGAATCCCGGTGGTGGTCACCAACACCTGGGGCATGTTGTACGGAAGCATGTTCACTTTGATCGTGGCGCTGGTGCTGCAACATGATTTAAGCATACCGCTGAATGCCCGCTTCCTGGGGGCTCTCTTCTATCTGGCGCTGTTCGGCTCGGTGATTGCCTTTGGGGCGTATCTGTCTTTGGCGGGAAGAATTGGAGCGGAGAAAGCCGCTTATACAAGCGTGCTTTCTCCGGTGATTGCCCTGACACTTTCCAGCTTCTTTGAGAACTTCCACTGGACGCCTTATATCGTCATTGGTGTGGTTCTGTGCCTGCTGGGAAATGTACTGACGCTTACCAAGCGGGCGGGTTGA
- a CDS encoding HAMP domain-containing methyl-accepting chemotaxis protein, with translation MNWTLRKRLLFLCGGFIVVLMGVAVLSYVNSTTLMNQFDNVAKVQLPAVRNMTLADMMHDGLRSVVLASLLAAESNEADNLKAIAQETEEKAGDFQRYLQALEELPLNESTRRAIAETKPEMERYIGQTRKIVGLASTQGYRAALSELEDFNKSFKVLEEKMEALGGLIEKDAETAHQSGAGLRTLNVVVAVLGVLFCLAGGMLVTQSLVSRMTRFAANIESSGDSLDETSAHLNRASQDLAQGATQSAASLEETVASLEELSGMVKLNSESAKTASALSAESFAASKAGAESVQKLIASMETLKESSAAIRDVSQVIDDIAFQTNLLALNASVEAARAGEMGKGFAVVADAVRGLAQRSADSAKGISKMIEESVSRIHDGSKAAAESGEQLQKFLDSAKKVLEINNEIAGASHEQSRGITLISEAMNRLDQASQKNAQVAQEVAQTSDQMSQMSHGMQGLVSELKSLVGK, from the coding sequence ATGAACTGGACTTTAAGAAAACGACTGTTGTTCCTGTGTGGTGGATTTATCGTTGTCCTGATGGGAGTGGCGGTTCTTTCCTATGTGAACTCCACCACCTTGATGAATCAGTTTGATAATGTTGCAAAAGTTCAGTTGCCAGCGGTTCGTAATATGACTCTGGCGGATATGATGCATGACGGTCTGCGCTCCGTGGTGCTGGCTTCCTTGCTGGCGGCTGAAAGCAACGAAGCAGACAATCTCAAGGCGATTGCGCAAGAGACAGAGGAAAAAGCGGGGGACTTCCAACGGTACCTGCAGGCTTTGGAAGAATTGCCGTTGAACGAAAGCACTCGTCGAGCCATTGCCGAAACCAAGCCCGAAATGGAAAGGTACATTGGGCAGACCCGAAAGATTGTGGGTCTTGCCAGCACCCAGGGATATCGGGCGGCCTTAAGCGAGCTTGAAGATTTCAACAAGAGCTTTAAGGTGCTTGAGGAAAAAATGGAAGCGCTGGGGGGGCTGATAGAAAAGGATGCCGAAACGGCCCATCAATCAGGTGCGGGTTTAAGAACCCTGAATGTGGTGGTGGCAGTTCTTGGTGTTTTGTTCTGTTTGGCGGGTGGAATGCTTGTGACCCAGAGTCTGGTAAGTCGAATGACCCGGTTTGCGGCCAATATCGAAAGTTCAGGGGATTCACTGGATGAAACCAGTGCACACTTGAATCGGGCCAGTCAGGATTTGGCGCAGGGTGCGACTCAGTCCGCCGCCTCACTTGAAGAAACGGTGGCTTCGCTAGAGGAGCTTTCCGGCATGGTGAAGTTGAATTCAGAAAGCGCAAAAACCGCATCAGCATTGTCGGCCGAAAGTTTTGCCGCATCCAAGGCCGGGGCCGAGTCCGTGCAGAAGCTGATTGCCTCGATGGAGACACTAAAAGAATCCTCCGCAGCGATCCGGGATGTCAGCCAGGTGATCGATGATATTGCCTTTCAGACGAACCTGTTGGCTTTGAATGCCTCTGTTGAAGCGGCCAGAGCCGGAGAGATGGGAAAAGGTTTTGCGGTGGTTGCGGATGCTGTTCGGGGACTGGCGCAAAGAAGTGCTGATTCAGCCAAGGGCATATCCAAGATGATCGAAGAAAGTGTTTCCCGCATTCACGACGGCAGCAAGGCGGCGGCCGAAAGCGGTGAACAGCTGCAAAAGTTTTTGGATTCAGCCAAGAAAGTGCTTGAGATCAACAACGAAATCGCCGGAGCCAGTCATGAACAGTCCCGCGGCATCACTTTGATCAGTGAAGCAATGAACAGGCTGGATCAGGCTTCACAAAAAAACGCCCAGGTTGCGCAGGAAGTGGCGCAGACCAGCGATCAGATGTCACAGATGTCCCACGGGATGCAGGGGCTTGTGAGTGAATTAAAGTCCCTGGTCGGAAAGTAA
- a CDS encoding DUF3187 family protein: MLFFRSLAVVLSVLSVCAVTSAEVVKDNSFLIEEAYNQEAGVVQFIQSYQYMDPAHEWTYNFTNEIPITDETHQFSYVIPVMKLNGVEEETQVGDVLLNYRYQLLNTELVAIAPRFTLIVPTGDYKKGFGNGVVGFQFNQAVSLTLNEKWTNHWNAGFTYTPDAKNSDGDTASVFGFNFGTSVIYNVTPKTNLLCEFAFNNAESVVAQDTKASESTYYIVPGIRTAFDVGQETEVVPGIGALLGLGPSAVEHERGVFVYLSIESKLW; the protein is encoded by the coding sequence ATGCTGTTCTTTAGAAGTCTCGCTGTTGTGCTGAGTGTGTTGTCTGTGTGCGCGGTGACATCCGCCGAAGTCGTCAAAGACAATTCCTTTTTAATTGAAGAGGCCTACAACCAGGAGGCCGGTGTTGTTCAGTTCATCCAGTCCTATCAGTACATGGATCCGGCTCATGAATGGACTTATAACTTTACAAATGAGATTCCAATAACCGATGAAACCCATCAGTTTTCCTACGTGATCCCGGTGATGAAACTGAACGGTGTTGAAGAGGAAACCCAGGTGGGTGACGTGCTCTTGAACTATCGTTATCAGCTACTCAACACCGAACTTGTCGCCATCGCTCCTCGCTTTACTCTGATTGTGCCGACCGGAGATTATAAAAAAGGTTTTGGCAACGGCGTGGTGGGTTTCCAATTCAATCAGGCGGTGTCTCTGACTCTGAATGAAAAGTGGACCAACCATTGGAATGCCGGATTTACCTACACTCCGGATGCCAAGAATTCGGATGGGGATACGGCCTCTGTATTCGGATTTAACTTCGGCACCAGTGTTATTTACAATGTGACCCCGAAAACGAATCTGTTGTGTGAATTTGCCTTTAATAATGCCGAATCTGTGGTGGCTCAGGACACCAAGGCCAGCGAGTCCACTTATTACATCGTTCCGGGGATTCGTACGGCTTTTGATGTAGGTCAGGAAACAGAAGTGGTTCCGGGCATTGGAGCACTGCTGGGGCTGGGGCCGTCAGCGGTTGAACATGAACGGGGTGTCTTCGTTTATCTCTCAATCGAATCCAAGCTTTGGTAG
- a CDS encoding Na+/H+ antiporter NhaC family protein has product MRPFLPLLTFIAVFLGSGFYYLWQGVDFAFYQLPSPVATLPAVILAFVLMKGTFDRKLTTFMQGLGDLNVLTMCMIYLLAGAFGSVVKAIGGVDATIYWGLKVIPESLMVPGFFFLAALISTAIGTSMGTISALGPIALGLTAAGGLDKTLVFGALVGGAMFGDNLSFISDTTIAATRSQGASMRDKFRVNFGISLPAAILTMILLYFTVKSGTSVPVQAGELYKALPYAVVLVLALLGMNVFLVLMLGIVLAGMLGLFFADYTVLRLGQDIYAGFKEMQEIFLLSMIMGGLGQMMKEQGGIQTLKSLLKKLQFRNARLEKMWSEFSIALSVSLANFAVANNTVAIIITGDLAREVARTEGVPPARSASILDIFSCVVQGVIPYGAQILLASQMAKISPLGLAGSVQYCYFLGLVTMVSMVWRTLRR; this is encoded by the coding sequence ATGAGACCGTTTCTTCCTTTGCTGACATTCATCGCGGTGTTTTTGGGAAGTGGATTCTATTATCTGTGGCAGGGCGTGGACTTCGCCTTTTATCAATTGCCTTCTCCGGTCGCCACACTGCCGGCAGTGATCCTGGCGTTTGTTTTGATGAAGGGAACTTTTGACCGAAAGTTGACAACCTTTATGCAGGGCCTGGGGGATCTTAATGTTCTCACCATGTGCATGATCTATTTATTGGCCGGAGCTTTCGGTTCGGTGGTGAAGGCCATTGGCGGCGTCGATGCCACTATATATTGGGGCTTGAAAGTGATTCCCGAAAGTCTGATGGTCCCAGGCTTCTTTTTTCTGGCGGCTTTGATATCCACAGCTATCGGAACGTCGATGGGCACCATTTCGGCATTGGGGCCGATTGCTTTAGGGCTTACCGCCGCAGGTGGTTTGGATAAAACATTGGTGTTTGGGGCACTGGTCGGCGGAGCCATGTTCGGGGATAACCTGTCATTTATTTCCGACACGACGATAGCGGCCACTCGTTCCCAGGGGGCATCGATGCGTGACAAGTTCCGGGTGAACTTTGGCATCAGTCTGCCCGCGGCCATCCTGACGATGATTCTTCTCTATTTTACGGTGAAGTCCGGTACAAGTGTGCCGGTCCAAGCCGGGGAGCTTTACAAAGCTTTGCCGTACGCGGTGGTGCTGGTTCTGGCTTTGCTGGGAATGAACGTATTTTTGGTGTTGATGCTGGGAATTGTTCTGGCGGGAATGCTGGGGCTGTTCTTTGCTGACTATACAGTCTTGCGTCTGGGGCAGGACATCTATGCCGGCTTTAAGGAAATGCAGGAAATATTCCTGCTTTCCATGATTATGGGCGGCTTGGGTCAGATGATGAAAGAGCAAGGGGGCATTCAGACTCTGAAGTCGTTGCTGAAGAAACTGCAGTTTCGAAATGCCCGTCTGGAAAAGATGTGGTCCGAATTCAGTATTGCTCTTTCGGTGTCGCTGGCAAACTTTGCGGTGGCAAATAACACGGTGGCCATTATCATCACCGGCGATTTGGCGCGGGAGGTGGCAAGAACAGAAGGTGTGCCCCCGGCTCGCAGCGCCAGTATTCTGGATATTTTTTCTTGCGTAGTGCAAGGGGTGATTCCTTATGGGGCCCAGATATTGCTGGCCAGTCAGATGGCAAAGATTTCTCCACTGGGGTTGGCGGGAAGTGTGCAATATTGTTACTTCCTGGGTCTGGTGACTATGGTCTCGATGGTATGGAGAACCTTGCGTCGGTAA
- a CDS encoding peptidylprolyl isomerase, whose amino-acid sequence MKIRASHILVKHQYEADDILRALKSGKTFEELAQKYSQCPSARVGGDLGVFAEGRMDEVFEEAAFALKVNETTLQPVRTRFGYHIIRRTE is encoded by the coding sequence ATGAAAATCAGAGCCAGCCATATCTTGGTAAAACATCAGTACGAAGCCGACGACATTCTGCGCGCGCTGAAAAGTGGAAAGACTTTTGAGGAACTGGCGCAAAAGTACTCTCAGTGTCCTTCGGCCCGGGTCGGTGGTGATCTGGGCGTTTTTGCCGAAGGCCGAATGGACGAGGTTTTCGAAGAGGCCGCGTTTGCCCTGAAGGTGAATGAGACAACATTACAACCTGTGCGCACGCGCTTTGGTTATCACATCATCCGACGAACGGAGTAG
- a CDS encoding substrate-binding periplasmic protein — MKFTLFLLLFSFSAWAKPVEVHVGGYEFPPYVINSSGRYEGLTLDFISLLNKKQNKYKFIFVPTTSTRRYHDMKSGRYQIIAFESKSWGWGNEQVETSKIFRFGAEVFVANKERAKDQSFFNELKGKTIKGMQGYHYGFLGLSTSNKALKGFNVEFTNTPDGNIRSVVMKRADIAVIAKEYLDIYLSKHPDDRDKILVSKKPDQLYELGVLIGKEKSPISVAEMNRLIDLVLTDGSWPALLKSKGISEQRL, encoded by the coding sequence GTGAAATTCACTTTATTTTTGCTTCTTTTCAGTTTTTCCGCGTGGGCAAAACCTGTGGAAGTCCATGTTGGTGGTTACGAATTTCCACCCTATGTGATCAACTCCAGCGGCCGCTATGAGGGCCTGACGCTGGACTTTATCTCCTTACTAAACAAAAAGCAGAATAAGTATAAGTTCATCTTTGTTCCAACGACCTCCACCCGAAGATACCACGATATGAAATCCGGGCGATATCAAATCATTGCCTTTGAAAGCAAATCCTGGGGTTGGGGTAACGAGCAGGTTGAAACCAGCAAGATCTTCCGCTTTGGTGCCGAGGTCTTTGTCGCCAATAAAGAACGCGCCAAAGATCAAAGCTTCTTCAATGAACTTAAAGGTAAAACCATCAAGGGCATGCAGGGCTATCACTATGGTTTCCTGGGGCTGTCCACCAGCAACAAGGCTTTAAAGGGATTCAATGTGGAATTCACCAACACCCCTGACGGAAACATCCGGTCGGTGGTGATGAAACGAGCTGACATCGCGGTGATCGCCAAAGAGTATCTGGACATATACCTGAGCAAACACCCCGACGACCGCGACAAAATCCTGGTTTCCAAGAAACCTGACCAGCTTTATGAACTAGGCGTTTTGATCGGCAAAGAAAAGAGCCCGATCTCGGTTGCTGAAATGAACCGATTGATTGATTTGGTCCTGACAGATGGCTCGTGGCCAGCCTTGCTGAAAAGCAAGGGCATCAGCGAACAAAGACTTTAA
- a CDS encoding ATP-dependent DNA helicase — MRKVSLDVRQFALPCPRRGSIELHSGYGAPPMSGQEIHVAIQRRRQREFDDYTPEKKMSWVFEAGPYEFHVSGRADGITENPVQIEEIKTAFDVEELWRKLRSDDNHPYIWQLRTYGYFHYKETGRIPFLNLHLVSSRNFKSMDLRVELDIAHYELWLALRLEELVEETKVKEKLFKARQKMAEEMSFPFATPRPGQRELIESIEAQVADEHPLLVQAPTGLGKTVGVLYPNLKDSLSRGQKTVYVTPKNSQHIVAEEAVEKLQEQGSKIRSLTLTAKSKMCLKAETLCNPGYCEFAREYYTKLAEHDLVNKLSKKRKLTQEKLVEMGKEFEVCPFELSVEAIERADVVIGDYNYAFAPRSLLGRLSEPLLEAGEKPNLVIDEAHNLPSRAQDYFSPSLSVQELDILEGDFTKLPATFSLQAGSLIRKAKSLIQEYGEEGGSRKVDIDIEPFLDHERAIRALTTEYLESETEIITRDPMLRLMNLWSDFIAALEYSGPEFFTTYQNSRFTEMLKVTCCDASEQLKIAYKQFKNVVAFSATLKPFTYYQELLGFDLEKSKTLEFQSPFKPENRQLMIIPQISTKLSDRVVSSGKVAEVISRVTRVKAGNYIALFPSFEFLAQVEKQLQVPHLRVLRQERDMKQLDVQIYLEEMKAANEPILLLGVQGGVFSEGVDFPGDMLIGAFVIGPALPSFDFEREQIRTYFDGRYGKENGFNYTYVYPAMAKAIQSAGRVIRSETDKGVIILMDSRFLNPVYAEAMPQGWFKESPRELVSQKILSDLETFWKNSEAPCS, encoded by the coding sequence GTGAGAAAAGTATCCTTGGATGTCCGACAATTTGCCCTGCCCTGCCCTCGACGCGGAAGCATCGAGCTGCATTCCGGCTATGGCGCCCCTCCGATGAGCGGGCAGGAAATCCACGTGGCCATTCAGCGCCGCCGTCAGCGTGAATTTGATGACTATACTCCGGAAAAGAAAATGAGCTGGGTCTTTGAGGCCGGGCCTTATGAATTCCATGTTTCCGGACGTGCCGACGGCATCACTGAAAATCCGGTGCAGATCGAAGAAATCAAAACGGCTTTTGATGTCGAAGAACTTTGGCGCAAGCTGCGTTCGGATGACAACCATCCTTACATCTGGCAACTGCGCACCTATGGATACTTCCACTACAAGGAAACCGGGCGCATTCCGTTTTTGAATCTGCATCTGGTTTCATCCCGCAATTTCAAATCCATGGACCTGCGTGTAGAGCTGGACATCGCCCATTATGAATTGTGGCTGGCTTTGCGCCTGGAGGAACTGGTTGAAGAAACCAAGGTCAAAGAAAAGCTTTTCAAAGCCCGCCAGAAAATGGCGGAGGAAATGTCTTTCCCCTTTGCGACCCCGCGTCCGGGCCAGCGGGAGCTGATTGAAAGCATCGAAGCCCAAGTGGCTGATGAACATCCTTTGCTGGTCCAGGCCCCGACGGGCTTGGGAAAAACCGTGGGTGTGCTTTATCCGAATCTGAAGGACTCTTTGTCCCGCGGGCAAAAAACCGTGTACGTGACACCCAAGAACTCGCAGCATATTGTCGCAGAAGAAGCGGTTGAAAAGCTGCAGGAACAAGGCAGCAAGATCCGTTCTTTGACCCTGACAGCAAAAAGCAAAATGTGCCTTAAGGCCGAAACCCTGTGCAATCCGGGTTACTGTGAATTTGCGCGTGAATACTACACCAAACTTGCCGAGCATGATCTGGTAAACAAACTTTCCAAGAAGCGCAAACTGACTCAGGAAAAACTTGTCGAAATGGGCAAAGAATTCGAGGTCTGCCCGTTTGAACTTTCTGTCGAAGCCATCGAGCGCGCCGACGTGGTGATTGGTGATTACAACTATGCCTTTGCCCCACGAAGTCTGCTGGGCCGTCTTTCTGAGCCCTTACTTGAAGCGGGTGAAAAACCGAATCTGGTGATTGATGAAGCCCACAATCTTCCAAGCCGGGCGCAGGACTATTTCTCGCCGTCATTGAGTGTGCAGGAACTGGATATTCTGGAAGGTGACTTCACCAAGCTTCCCGCGACCTTTTCATTGCAGGCCGGATCTTTGATCCGCAAAGCCAAGTCGCTTATCCAGGAATATGGCGAAGAGGGCGGTTCCCGCAAAGTGGATATCGATATTGAACCTTTCCTGGATCATGAACGCGCGATTCGCGCCCTGACCACAGAATACCTTGAAAGCGAAACCGAAATCATCACCCGTGACCCGATGCTGCGCCTGATGAATCTGTGGAGTGACTTTATCGCGGCCCTTGAATACAGCGGTCCGGAGTTTTTCACGACTTATCAAAACAGCCGCTTCACGGAAATGTTGAAGGTCACCTGCTGTGATGCCTCGGAGCAACTGAAAATTGCCTATAAGCAGTTCAAGAATGTCGTGGCATTTTCTGCCACCCTGAAGCCTTTCACCTACTATCAGGAGCTTTTGGGGTTTGATCTGGAAAAATCCAAGACCTTGGAATTCCAGTCGCCTTTTAAACCCGAGAACCGTCAGTTGATGATCATCCCGCAGATTTCCACCAAGCTCAGCGACCGCGTGGTCAGCTCGGGCAAAGTGGCCGAGGTTATTTCCCGGGTCACCCGCGTGAAAGCAGGCAATTACATTGCCCTGTTCCCAAGTTTTGAGTTTCTGGCGCAAGTGGAAAAACAGCTTCAAGTCCCGCACCTGCGTGTGCTTCGCCAAGAGCGCGACATGAAACAACTGGATGTGCAGATTTATCTGGAAGAAATGAAAGCCGCCAACGAGCCTATCTTGTTGTTAGGTGTGCAAGGCGGTGTGTTTTCAGAAGGCGTTGATTTCCCGGGTGACATGCTGATCGGAGCCTTTGTCATTGGCCCGGCGTTACCAAGCTTTGATTTTGAGCGCGAACAGATTCGCACCTACTTTGACGGACGCTATGGCAAAGAAAACGGCTTTAACTACACTTATGTGTATCCGGCCATGGCCAAAGCCATTCAGTCGGCAGGCCGGGTGATCAGGTCTGAAACCGACAAGGGTGTGATCATTCTGATGGATTCGCGTTTCTTGAATCCGGTTTACGCCGAAGCCATGCCACAAGGATGGTTCAAGGAAAGTCCGCGCGAGCTGGTATCACAAAAGATCCTTTCTGATCTTGAAACTTTCTGGAAGAACAGTGAAGCGCCATGCTCTTAA